The genomic region GCCTATAACGCGCGCGCCCAGGCACAGAATATTCATATCCTCATGTTCCACACCCTGCGCCGCGCTGTATGTGTCATGCGCTACAGAAGCCCTTGTCCCTTTAACTTTATTTGCGGATATACACATGCCGACACCGCTGCCGCAGATAAAAACGCCTTTTTCCGCCTGTTTTGAAACAACGGCCTGCGCCCCTTTAACAGCAAAGTCCGAAAAATCAACGCTGGAGCATTCAAAAGTGCCGAAATCAATGACTTCATGCCCTAAATCTTTTATTTTGTTTATAACGGTTTCTCTTAAAGAAAAACCCGCATGGTCGGAAGCTAAAGCTATTTTCATATTAATTTTTTTTCCCGTGAACAAAGTCGTAAAGGGCTCTGTCAACTAAATCACACATGCTGTGAGCCATAAAAATATGACATTCCTGCACGCGCGGTGTATTGTTTGATTTTACTGTTAAATCCAAATCCACAATATTTTTTATTGTTCCGCCGTCTTTACCTAAAAAAGCGGCAGTATAACAGCCCTTCTTTTTGGCAGACTCTAAGGCTTTATATACATTTTTACTGTTACCCGATGTTGAAATACCTATTACAACATCGTCTTTTTGGGCAAAACCTTCCACCTGGCGGGAAAAAACATCGTCATAAGAATAGTCGTTACCGACAGCCGTAATTGTTGATGTATTCGTGTTTAAGGCAAGCGCGGGAAAGGAGCCTCTTTCAAGTTTATATCTGCCCACAAACTCAGCCGCTATATGCTGGGCGTCGCCGGCGCTGCCACCGTTGCCCATCAAAATAACCTTGCCGCCGTTTTTATAACATGTGATAATTACGTTGGCCAATTCCTCAACTTTAGCGGCTAAATTTTCTTTAACCCACTTTAAGGTTTCTATAAGTTCGTCGCCTTCTGTTTGTAAAAACATAAAAAAATCTCCTTTTCTATATATTGTCTATCTTAATTATATTTTCTTCATTAATCCAGCCGCTGATAGCGTTTTGCTGTACAGGTTTTATAAGAACCCAGTCGTCTTTAACATCTTCGACCGAAACAAAATACCCTTCCGGCAAAGTAGCGCTTATTTCAAAACCATCTCCGGGGCCGCTTCTTAACTGCCCGGCAAAGTCAACTATCACGGCCCTTTCATAATTACTGCCGTACCAGGTAAAACCATACCAAATTCCGCTTAACAAGCAAAGAGCCGCGGTTATATATAAAACTTTTTTGCCTTTCCTTTTTAACAAGAAATATGAAAAAGCGGTTAAAAAAAGCCAAACTGTTATAAAAAACAGCCCCCTAAGCTCACTTTTTGATAAAAAGAAAAAGACTTTATGTAAAACTTCCGGCAGTCCCGGGGGAACAAGGCTTTGCCCGCTGCGTTCAAGCGCAAAACTAAAGTTTTGCCTTATAAAAGAATCTCTGGGGTTAAGCTCAAAAGCTTTGTCATAATAGGCTAAAGCCCTTCCCAAAGAACCCAGTTTAAAATAACTGTTACCTATATTATAGTAAAGATAAGCGTTATTTTGCCTGCCGTTAAGCGCGCTTTTATATTCTTTTAAGGCAAGGTCAAACCGGCCTTTATTGTAATATTCATCGGCTTTTTGTATTTGTATATCGGCAAAAACAAATAAAGGAGCTAAAAACAATAAAACCGTTAATATTTTTTTCATTTTATCTCACGCTCCAAATTTTTTAAAACTTGTAAAGTTTTTTGTTTAACGTTATCAAACTCTAAAGCGTTTACCGTGCCCGCGGGAGCGAACCTAAACGCGTTAAGCTGGTTTAAAACATCCTCAAGCGTTTGTAGGGTAAGCGCGGAAACATTGTATTTGGAAGAAAGAGCAGCCACAAGATTTTTGGTTGTCATGCTCCCCATGGAAAACCCCGTCTTGTCTTTAACAAACCGGGTTACCGCCAAAGACAGGGTTTCAACGTCGTTAGCGCCTTTTACCGCCGCTTTAGCCTTTATTACAGGGTTGTCTAAAAGTCCGCTTTTGGAAAGCATTTTAATAAACAAAATTATAGCCCCTATAAGTACGGGAATAAGGTTAAAACGGCCCAAATCGTTAAAGAAAAGGAGCAGGTTAAATTTATTTACCCAAGCGTTTTGCTTTATGTAGTTTATATCCGTTAAATATGCTTTTGCGGACGGGCCCTGCGCCGCCCCGCCGTAAGAAATAACATTATCCACCCCTCCGGTTGAAGGAATAACCTTTATTTTTAAAGGCTCCGAATTTACTTTTACGTATTTCTCATTTGTAGGGCTGAAGAAGGAAAAAGCGATGGAAGGCACAGTAAATTCACCGGGCGCGGTAGCTACTAAAACGGTTTTAAATGTTTTCATACCCTGCACAACGCCTTTAACCGGTGCCACGTTTGAATTACCTGCCGCTTCGTAAGATTTAAAGCCTTCTATTTCCGGAATTAGCGGAGGCGACACCATTTTTAAATTTCCCACTCCCCTTACGGTTAAAGTAAGAGTGGCGGCTTCGCCTACTTCAATATTATCACGGTCTAAGGAGGCGGTTATTGAATACTTTTCCCCCACAGCCCCGGTAAAAGTTTTATCCCTGCCCTGCATGGGAAGCGGTTTTATACCTATTTCCAAAGGCACGCTTTTTACGGAGCCAGGCTCTAAAATCCTGCCCAAAAGGCTGTCAAGTTTAGGCATTCCCCTGCTTTTGGACGCGGTATATTCTACCCTTGAAGGCCCTACCGTACCTATCCCGGGGGAAACGCCGAAAAGCGCTGTTTCCACGGTATTATAAAGGTACTCCTGCCCGGCTAACATTGTTTTGCCCACGTCGCCGTCCATTTCCTCTTTTGTAAACCCCTCAATAGCGGGCGCGTAATAAAGAGAGGACCCTTCCAAAGAATAGGAACTGTAAAAAGTAGTGGTTAATGTAATTTGCTCACCCACATAGGCTTCTTTTTTATCCGTTTTGGCAAGCAAAAAAACATCGTCATAACTTTGTTGTTTGGGAATATCGGGAGCGCTCTTTTCTTGCCCGGAAACGCGGGGTACAACAGGTCTTGAAGAAGCTGCTTTTTTTGTTTCCGCTTGTTTGGGCGGCTCTTTACCGGCGGCCTCACCCGTTCTGTAAACGTTAATGTTAATAGGTTCGGAAGTATATTCTTTACCCAAATATTCAATTTTAACGGGGCCTATTTCCGCCTTGCCCGGGAACCTGGGTATTATGCGGTAATTATAGTGAAGTTCCGGCACATAAGAGCCGCTTTCGTCAACAGCGCTGGCTATGTTAAGGCCGCCGTAATAAACATTAAAATTTGGCATTGAGGGCAGAGCGGGGGCAAAAGTGTCGTTAGGTGGGCCGGTTACGGTAATTGTAAGATAATATTCTTCCCCCACTTCCATAACGGTTTCATTTACGGAAGCGGCAACCCTTATTTGCGCATTTGCGAAAACGCAGAAAAACATTAAAACCGCGGGAAGTAAAAATTTTATTCTCATAATTACCAGTCTTTTATAACACCGCCGCCTGCGGCGCCGTATTTCTGTTGGTTTCTGTTTCTGTCTTTTTGTTCCTGTTCCTTAGCCATTTGCATAAGACGCTTGGCGTCGCCCTGCGACATTTGGTCCTGTTTGCTTTCTGAATTACCCTGCGAATCTTTATTTTCAGGATCTTTGTTTTCTTCTTCTTTTTTATTTTCGGAATTTTTGTCTTCTTTATTATTTTGCAAAAGTATTTGCAGATTGTGTATGGCCTCTTTATCTTGCGGGTTAATTAAAATCGCCTGTTTATAAGCGGCTTTGGCCTCTTCCTGCTTGCCGGACCTGAAATAAGCGTTACCTAAGTTAAAATAGGAGTTTTGTTTTAACCAGCCCTCATATTTAGCTGAGGATTCATACATCTTTACCGAATTTTCGTAATCTTTAAGTTTATAGTAAGCGGCGCCCATATTGTAAACAGGCTCCGCGGCGCTCCCGTCTTTTTTAGCGGCCTGTTTATAAGTGTCTAAAGCGGCGCCGTATTTGGCGCGCCCGTATTCTTTGCCGCCTTTTATAAGCAAGTCTTTGGCGCTTGCCGAGAAAACGTCGGAAGCAAGTAAAAATAACGCCAGTAATAAAACCGCTTTTTTCATAATTTTATCTTACCTTTTTTAAAGGAATGATTAAACTTGCAAATACCAATAATATGCCTAAAGCAAGAGGAATTTGATATCTGTTTTTAAAACCGCTGCTTACGTTTATGTCTCTTGTATTCTTATCCAAATCCTCTAAAACCTGCGCTATCTGCGCCGCGACCGTTTGCGCGTTTTTGTATTTTATATAAACTCCGCCCGTTTTGGAGGCCAGTTCTTTTAAACTTTTTTCATCAAGTTTTGTTATAACAGTTTTACCGTCCGCGTCTTTTTTATATTCAAGCACACGCCCGCCTTCAATTTTTTCGGGGATAGGCTCCCCCTCTTCCGTACCGATACCAACGGCAATAATTTTAATTCCTTCTTTTTGGGCTGTTTTAATGGCTTCTTCAATTTGTTCGGGCTCGTGGTCCTCACCGTCGGTAAGTAAAATTAATGCCTTTTTGCCGGGGTACTTTGAAAGCATTTCCGCCGCTCTTTGCACGGCGGGTGCCAGCGCCGTGCCCTTGGCGTTAAGCATTTCCGGGCGCAGTTGGTTTACAAAATATTTCAAAGCCTCAACGTCGTTAGTAATAGGACACTGTGTGTAGGCCTTTGAAGTAAAAGCCACTATGCCCGTTCTTTGTTCGCCCTTAGCGCTTATTAACATTTTAAGCATTGTTTTGGCGTTTTCCAACCTTGTGGGTTTCAAATCCCGTGCTTTCATGGAGTCGGATACGTCCACCGCTATAACGCTGTGGGAAGACTGCGCCGTTACGTTTATTTTTTCAACCCCCCATTGCGGCCCTGCAAGCGCTATAAATATAAAAATTAGGCCCGCAAAAAGTAAAACATCTTTTAACAATGCGGCGTTTTTACTAAAAGGCAGCTTTATTTTAGATAAAATGTTTTCGCTGAAAACCTGGTTTAGAAACCGTTTTTTCCTTTTATTTCCCAAATGCCAAAAACCCACTATCAAAAAAATACACAGGGGCATTAGCAGCAACACAAAAGGATTTCTGAAAAGAGACATTAGGGCACCCTCATAAAAATAATTTTGGAAAATATAAATCCGCACGATATTAAAATAAGTGAAAGAGCTAAAAACGGCAGATATCTTTCGCGGTAATTAACAAGCACGCTGTTTTTAAATTCCGTTTTTTCAAGGCTGTCGATTTCCGCGTAAATTTTTGTCAGTTCCGCCTCATTATACGCGCGGTAATATTTGCCGCCCGTAAGTTTGGCTATTTGTTCCAAATCATCGGGTTTAAAATCAAGCGAGTCACGGCTGTTTTTACTTATGGTAGCAATGGTATAAACTTTTATGCCGTATAAAGCGGCGGTTTTGGCCGCGTCCAGAGGGGAAATTACGCCGCTGTTTGACTCCCCGTCCGTTAAAAGAATTATCACCTTGCTTCTTGCGGGACTGCGTTCCAGATGTACAGAGGAAACGGCAATAGCGTCTCCTATAGCGGTACCGTCCGTCCTGACCATGCCGATACGAACGTCGGCCAAAAAGTCCAAAAGCGACTCATAATCTAAAGTAAGCGG from Elusimicrobium minutum Pei191 harbors:
- the rpiB gene encoding ribose 5-phosphate isomerase B; translation: MKIALASDHAGFSLRETVINKIKDLGHEVIDFGTFECSSVDFSDFAVKGAQAVVSKQAEKGVFICGSGVGMCISANKVKGTRASVAHDTYSAAQGVEHEDMNILCLGARVIGPSIAEEIVEKFLNAKFQGLERQVRRLNKIIDIENNNFK
- a CDS encoding D-sedoheptulose-7-phosphate isomerase, which gives rise to MFLQTEGDELIETLKWVKENLAAKVEELANVIITCYKNGGKVILMGNGGSAGDAQHIAAEFVGRYKLERGSFPALALNTNTSTITAVGNDYSYDDVFSRQVEGFAQKDDVVIGISTSGNSKNVYKALESAKKKGCYTAAFLGKDGGTIKNIVDLDLTVKSNNTPRVQECHIFMAHSMCDLVDRALYDFVHGKKN
- a CDS encoding tetratricopeptide repeat protein; translation: MKKILTVLLFLAPLFVFADIQIQKADEYYNKGRFDLALKEYKSALNGRQNNAYLYYNIGNSYFKLGSLGRALAYYDKAFELNPRDSFIRQNFSFALERSGQSLVPPGLPEVLHKVFFFLSKSELRGLFFITVWLFLTAFSYFLLKRKGKKVLYITAALCLLSGIWYGFTWYGSNYERAVIVDFAGQLRSGPGDGFEISATLPEGYFVSVEDVKDDWVLIKPVQQNAISGWINEENIIKIDNI
- a CDS encoding BatD family protein, with the translated sequence MRIKFLLPAVLMFFCVFANAQIRVAASVNETVMEVGEEYYLTITVTGPPNDTFAPALPSMPNFNVYYGGLNIASAVDESGSYVPELHYNYRIIPRFPGKAEIGPVKIEYLGKEYTSEPININVYRTGEAAGKEPPKQAETKKAASSRPVVPRVSGQEKSAPDIPKQQSYDDVFLLAKTDKKEAYVGEQITLTTTFYSSYSLEGSSLYYAPAIEGFTKEEMDGDVGKTMLAGQEYLYNTVETALFGVSPGIGTVGPSRVEYTASKSRGMPKLDSLLGRILEPGSVKSVPLEIGIKPLPMQGRDKTFTGAVGEKYSITASLDRDNIEVGEAATLTLTVRGVGNLKMVSPPLIPEIEGFKSYEAAGNSNVAPVKGVVQGMKTFKTVLVATAPGEFTVPSIAFSFFSPTNEKYVKVNSEPLKIKVIPSTGGVDNVISYGGAAQGPSAKAYLTDINYIKQNAWVNKFNLLLFFNDLGRFNLIPVLIGAIILFIKMLSKSGLLDNPVIKAKAAVKGANDVETLSLAVTRFVKDKTGFSMGSMTTKNLVAALSSKYNVSALTLQTLEDVLNQLNAFRFAPAGTVNALEFDNVKQKTLQVLKNLEREIK
- a CDS encoding tetratricopeptide repeat protein: MKKAVLLLALFLLASDVFSASAKDLLIKGGKEYGRAKYGAALDTYKQAAKKDGSAAEPVYNMGAAYYKLKDYENSVKMYESSAKYEGWLKQNSYFNLGNAYFRSGKQEEAKAAYKQAILINPQDKEAIHNLQILLQNNKEDKNSENKKEEENKDPENKDSQGNSESKQDQMSQGDAKRLMQMAKEQEQKDRNRNQQKYGAAGGGVIKDW
- a CDS encoding vWA domain-containing protein; this encodes MSLFRNPFVLLLMPLCIFLIVGFWHLGNKRKKRFLNQVFSENILSKIKLPFSKNAALLKDVLLFAGLIFIFIALAGPQWGVEKINVTAQSSHSVIAVDVSDSMKARDLKPTRLENAKTMLKMLISAKGEQRTGIVAFTSKAYTQCPITNDVEALKYFVNQLRPEMLNAKGTALAPAVQRAAEMLSKYPGKKALILLTDGEDHEPEQIEEAIKTAQKEGIKIIAVGIGTEEGEPIPEKIEGGRVLEYKKDADGKTVITKLDEKSLKELASKTGGVYIKYKNAQTVAAQIAQVLEDLDKNTRDINVSSGFKNRYQIPLALGILLVFASLIIPLKKVR